Part of the Spinacia oleracea cultivar Varoflay chromosome 5, BTI_SOV_V1, whole genome shotgun sequence genome, AGTCTGCTACTTCTCAGATTAGCCAGCTAGCTCTTTCTAATAGTCCTACTGGTAAATCTTCACTGAATTCTATTGTGGGATCAGATACGGCCAATGCAGGTGTAGATATTGACTTTTTGACTTTTTATGTCTGTACATTGATGATCTGCATGCAGGTGTTGCCAATCTTGCAGCTGTTTTTCTGTTCCCGCTTTTcataaattattttcagatGGGTGTCACTGGAGCAGCCACTGCCACTGTTGTGTCTCAGTATGCACTTTCTTCCTGAAGTCTGTTAGTCGGCTTTCTTTTAACTATATTGGTAATCATGCTGCTTGTTTGTGCTCCAGATACATAGGTAGCTTCTTGATGATTTGGTTTCTTAGCAAGAGAGTAATATTATTACCTCCAAAATTTGGAGATCTGAAGTTTGGGGTCTATTTAAAATCTGGTGAGTGTCAGAGAAATGTTTATGGTTATTTTCTGTTTTTGATTCTTTATCCAACACATTGATTTTAATAACCTTCTACTTAATAATCACCATTACAAACTTCTTAAATTAGTCTGCTTAAGTGGCCATTGTTTGTACCTACTTAAAGTGTTACTCGTACATGTTTGGATTGTCGTCTGTTTCCTTATGTTTACCTTTTTTCCAGGTGGATTTCTGATTGGAAGAACTGTGGCTGTTTTGATAACTATGACGATGGGGACCTCGATGGCTGCTCGTCAAGGTCCTCTAGCTATGGTTGCTCATCAAATCTGTATGCAAGTGTGGTTGGCTGTCTCTCTTTTAACTGATGGATTGGCCGCATCTGGTCAGGTATGAGCTTTCATCTAACTAGGAGGTTCGATATCCAGGCTATAGGTTTTTCAGGCATCTAGACTACCTCTATTCTACAGTGCTTGTccattatgatttatgattatcacaaaagttgaagattgtgaataatgtgtgggttttaaccaaataggaaaagcttcttggattaataagcatttgttgttgtccaaagatcctgatttgtgaacaataaaccaaataggaaaagctacatattttctcagagtattacacttattacatgtttaatatgaatagttttaactttctaacactcattccaatctacttatgcaaatttaaggcttgtttggtcgttataggtcatattaggctaaaatgaggcttttttgctcccaaatatgaaataaagaaccttaggactcattttaaacatattaaatgttttatatgattagtttaactttacaagacttaatccaatctatttatgcacattcatgacttatttggccgttataggtcatatttaggctaaaatgacattttcgctcccaactttgatctaacgaacttaaaaactaatttcaaacttattacatgattcatatgattatttttaacttttcaagactcaatcctatctattatgcacatttgagacttgtttggtcgttataggtcccaactatgaaccaaagaacctaaggactcattttaaacttactaaatgttttatatgcttatttttaaatttctaggactcattccaatccatttatgcacatttaaggctcattgtgtcgttatgggtcatatttaggctaaaatgacattttcgctcccaactttgaacttaagaacctaatgactcattttaaacttattatatgataaatatgcttagttttaagtttctaagacttattctaatctacttatacccatttaatgcttgtttgatcgttataggtcatatttaggataaaataaggcattttcgatcccaactttaaaataaagaacctaaggacttattttaaacttattacatgtttaa contains:
- the LOC130461096 gene encoding protein DETOXIFICATION 45, chloroplastic-like, encoding MEETDVKDPNLKQSLESATSQISQLALSNSPTGVANLAAVFLFPLFINYFQMGVTGAATATVVSQYIGSFLMIWFLSKRVILLPPKFGDLKFGVYLKSGGFLIGRTVAVLITMTMGTSMAARQGPLAMVAHQICMQVWLAVSLLTDGLAASGQVYTPRNAPILVRKLMWFVSNGLSVLPASIYYWLERA